GTCTAGAACTCGTCCTTCTTGACGATCTCGCGACCCTTGTACTGGCCGCAGTGGATGCAGGCGCGGTGCGGGAAGGTCATTTCCATGCAGTTGGGGCACTCGACCATGCCCGGCGCACGCAGGGCGTGATGGGAGCGACGCGAGTCGCGGACGGATTTGCTGGTTTTTCGCTGCGGAGTGGCCATTGCCCTTACCTCAGTTCACTTTCACGGGTTTCCCGGAATGTCCCCAAAAGGACTCGGGAGGCGCCGTATCTACCCGAATCCCGGGGGGATTTCAAGCCTTTTGAGAATTCCGGGCGCTACTTGCTGCCCGAAGGGTCGATTTTGAGGCCTTTGAGGGCCGAAAACGGGTTTTCCCGCTCTTCGGCCTCCTCCTGTCCGGCATCGACCCAGACCTCGTCGGGGGCGTCGCGGAAGCGCTCGGCGACGACTTTGACGGGCAGGTTGATGGCGATGTGCTCGTAGAGGATCGGGGTGAGATCAAGCTCCTCGCCGCTGTAGGTCCATTCCTCCAGGTCGGCGCTGCTGAGTTCCACCTCGTCCTCGGCGCTCTCGCGCAGGGCGGACTCGGCCTTGCTCAGCGCCAGGTCGAGGCGCTCGTCGAAGGTGCAGGGCACGGGCTCGTTGCTGCGCGCGCAGGGCATCTCGTAGTCGAAGCGCACGGGACCCTTGATGCGCAACACGCCGGCGATCTTCTCGATGTCGAGATCGGCCCAGATCTCACCTTTCACGGTGATTTCCAGCTCGCGCGAGTCGAAGGGGCCTTCGGGGCTTTTCCCGGCCAGGAACGCCTCGCGCACCTCAAGGCGCTTGCCCTCGGGCTTGATCTCTTCAATGCGGATGGTGAGGTGCTCACTCATGGGCGCGAACATAACCACCCCGCAGCCCCGGGGGAAGGGGGAATTGAACCGCCAAGGCGCCAAGGACGCCAAGGGGGTTGTGCCGATCCGCTCAATTCGGGACTTGCCCGATGTCGCTCGATCCCTGAACCGGAAATTTCTATTTCTGTCCTACCTTGGCGTTCTTGGCGCCTTGGCGGTTTCGCATTTTCCTATCTGGCCAGATGCGCGAAGCGGTTTACCAGCGGCTTGCCGGCGATTTCCTGCTGGTCGCGCTCCCAGCCGATCTGCATGGAAGGGCGCCGCATGCGGGCCTTGGTGGTGCCGACGGCTTTGGGAACCAGGCGCGCTGCCTGCGCGGCGGCCTGCTCGATGGCGAGCTTGAGGACTTCCTCGTGGGAGGGCGCCAGGTGGTGAGTGATGCCCAGCTCGAGGGTCTCTTTGGGGCTCATGATGCGCGCGCGCAGGATGAGATCGTCACGCACGGCGTTGGGAATCATGTGCTCGACAACGGCGAGCGTCCAGTGGGAGATCGGCAGGCCGTTGACCATCTCGTTGAGGCCGTAGCGGTGCTCGTCATTGTCGATGGCGCAACGGTAGTCGCAGCAAAGATACAGGATGAACCCGCCCGCGAGCGCATGGCCCGTGCCTGCGGCAATCACCGGCGCGGGAAAGCACCAGAGGGCGTCGATCATTTTATAGAAATTCTCGAGCGTGGCCTGCAGCTCCTCGGGGGTGAGCTTGGGAAGGGTTTTGAGATCCAGCCCACCGCAGTAGATGCGCTCCTTGCCCATGAGCACCAGCGCCTTCACTTCTTCCTTCTTCGCGTGTTCGAGCGTGGAGATCATCTCCTGGA
This sequence is a window from Chrysiogenia bacterium. Protein-coding genes within it:
- the rpmF gene encoding 50S ribosomal protein L32, encoding MATPQRKTSKSVRDSRRSHHALRAPGMVECPNCMEMTFPHRACIHCGQYKGREIVKKDEF
- a CDS encoding DUF177 domain-containing protein, translated to MSEHLTIRIEEIKPEGKRLEVREAFLAGKSPEGPFDSRELEITVKGEIWADLDIEKIAGVLRIKGPVRFDYEMPCARSNEPVPCTFDERLDLALSKAESALRESAEDEVELSSADLEEWTYSGEELDLTPILYEHIAINLPVKVVAERFRDAPDEVWVDAGQEEAEERENPFSALKGLKIDPSGSK
- a CDS encoding enoyl-CoA hydratase/isomerase family protein; translated protein: MPSRVINFYKEGDVGVVTMDDGKANAMQDNFFQEMISTLEHAKKEEVKALVLMGKERIYCGGLDLKTLPKLTPEELQATLENFYKMIDALWCFPAPVIAAGTGHALAGGFILYLCCDYRCAIDNDEHRYGLNEMVNGLPISHWTLAVVEHMIPNAVRDDLILRARIMSPKETLELGITHHLAPSHEEVLKLAIEQAAAQAARLVPKAVGTTKARMRRPSMQIGWERDQQEIAGKPLVNRFAHLAR